CACTATTAATAcagattttttgttacatttcagGAAAACCAGGGACGGATTATCCAATTCTAGGCGCAGTGCCTTACACAAATTTCTACTGCGACGAGCAGCCCTACCCTGGCTTTTTCGCTGACATGGAAACCCGTTGCCAAGGtaatacataaaacaacaatattaatattcaaaacatGTTCGACCGCATCTCCATTTGTAAGATTTCAATGCGTTTTATGTTagcttttgtaattttaatatgaaataaaacatttatcctTAAAGTAATAGCTAGATTCACCTTAGCACGATAAAACGGGCTTATCCgccaataactttttttaattaaatttccatCATAACATTTgtgtcaatataaaaaatcttaataaattataccttCCTAATGAATCACGgtatgagcgtcggtggctcaggggttaagcacttgacttgcaatctggggttcgaatcccgccatgtaccaatgtgtttttcgaatttcggtttacatatgtttatccgacgttcttacggtgaaggaaaacatcgtgatgcaacccgcactgggccagcgtagttgactatggGCCTAGTCACCCTATGATAGCAATTAACTTAAAGTTTACAAATGATGTACCACTGCCGAATCTCCttttcaaaaacatgtttttatctcAACTACTTCAAGGAATTGAGAGGGacagcaatatatttttgtatggtaAGACCATCTGAGACTATGTTGATACGGTGTTAAAAGTCAGGTTATATGCGAGGAAGACTCACGGAACCAACCTCCTTGACCTTAAACAATcacacatatatatttatgttatattagaTTTACTAACGGTGTggtaatatttacatttagttgcggaattattatcaaaattgaCGAAATCATGATTTGTAAGaggataaaatgttttgtaattcacaatgtgctaaattttaattacttttaattttacttaaatttgtGATTGCGacagaattacaaaaaaacatacgaACATCAATTAATATCTTACATATTTGTGTCTTTAATATACGATTTACTCTACCGTTCTCTTCCCAGCTTATACCCCATATGTTGATGGGGTCACCTTCTTAGTTAATTTCTAGGTAACATGCGATTTACTATACTCACTGACGTAActaaattcattatttgtcTTACTGTTTTGataacttattataaaatggacattttgaaaaattataattatggacagtatattatttaccACAAGTATCTGTCAATTCATATAAGTACAGTATAAATTGTGCACGTTCTAGATTTCCGCTCAATTTGATGaaggaattttaatttagtatgtcgatggaataataatttaaatcaatattgataGTTGATTGATTGCATATTTATCACGTTCGATGGGCATATGGCcatcaaatataatgaatatatacatgttattaaataacaccatatacatataaaatgggAGCGCTACGTATATAAGCCCTTTGATGcatgtaatatttaactagGACTTAGTATAAATGATTTTGGTTCTATAAAAAGTCAGAAGAATTTATCTATACCGTTGTTATTCGATAGGTAGTAAGAGTACGTCATTGAAAGGGTTTTAAAAATCCAACGTTTTAGTAAATGATCCTTTGAAAATTGGAGGCATAAATCTACCTACTTACCTATCCTAttctattaaagaaaatataggaaggggaagtcATTTTGGACGGGGAAGGGATATGTATTTATTGCCACCTTTAACTTAGGTTAGGTTTGTTTAAATAGATATGGTTTACTATGCAAATGCGATATAAATTTTGACCTTCAGTAACATTAGATTCTCATAATTCAGCCTTTAAATCATCAAAGgttaactaattataaataatactgacCCGGAAGATGATTAGTTgagtcaataaaaataaatatcgacCAATCGTGAGATCCTGCTCTTTTCAACCAGTTTCGCTTACGGTTACGAAGTTGATCTTCTTTATTctattatgaatatttagtttaaatatttggtaAGTTTTTGTTAACTCGACTATGATATCGTGACCGGGAAGTAGGATGAAGatcattcattattttattgaatgttaCACAAACAATTAGCTTATAGTtgctttattgttttatatattctttttgCCTACAAATATAGAGGGAGACTGAAGAAGGTCTAGATAGATtatgtgaaagaggatatgaaATAGATGAGAAGGGAATGAATTCAGATATAGAAATTTGATAGATCCATACATTGTATGGAAGGCTGATGATTGCATTGTCCTTTGGCGAGTCTAAatcagttaaaattttaaagatttcgaattgttttttttaacattgaatcgtattaataaatataaaagctgAATGTTTCATCATAAcgtaatgaaataaagtattttaaaaaagaaacttgttACATTTCGTAATTTATCTTCCGCCCGTTAATTacttgttactttttataattaagaataataaggcaatgttatatttattggttGTATAATTAACACGAATTAAAATTGCAGAGAAACTAAGTGACTATTTCTTAAGACtgtatttcttttaacaaaaacttatattttgtattacacaaaatcaaatttagTACCATCAgcatttttagatttttcaataaatgcATTACTTCTTCACAAAACATGCCCTTGATTTATCttcgaaattttatataattattcataTTCAGTGGTTCATGGAATAGccaaaacaaatctttttcaGTTGCccattttgttgttattgcGATTTCGAAATTATGTTATACTTCAACTCCATAAATTCTATGATTTccgttaataattattacgaaCAATTTCTGTTTCCAGCGTGGCACTACTGTGATATCGACGGGCGCCAGGCTTCCTTCCTCTGCCCCAACGGCACGGTGTTCTCACAGGGCGTGGCCTCCTGCGACTGGTGGTTCAACGTCCGATGTGCGTTGTCCCCTGCCCTGTACCCACTCAACGCAAGACTATACCGACGAAAGAAGAAACAGTCCCGTCCTAAACCCCATAGaataattgacaaaaaattaGTCGATGAGAtttttctgtaaatatttgtaagctagtttaagttttaatgATTTGGAActctatgtttaataataaaacatttgatcAATTCTGAAAGCTCTCATGTTTGAAACTGTAAAAACGATTATGTCGAAACACAACAGTCTAAATAGTTGTGTTGTGGCCAACAAAATAGTTACTTTCTaaatacaagtaaataaactcttatctatatttgtatttaaataatcacaagcatatattttaaatgttgtttaacTTATATAACTTATTCTATCtcctataaatttattaaaaacattttgttttgtcgTCTATTATGCAGTCGCAAatgtgtattaaaatattatttgtcttttataatagaaataactgtaatttaaacatttag
Above is a genomic segment from Papilio machaon chromosome 9, ilPapMach1.1, whole genome shotgun sequence containing:
- the LOC106711862 gene encoding uncharacterized protein LOC106711862 — its product is MMNGLKAIFRFLVLFITCLTLTGGLEEGSRVKRVRAESSGVRDPAQALDAPEPDTVVPAPPSFLIPSVKEYLELGMAIPGKPGTDYPILGAVPYTNFYCDEQPYPGFFADMETRCQAWHYCDIDGRQASFLCPNGTVFSQGVASCDWWFNVRCALSPALYPLNARLYRRKKKQSRPKPHRIIDKKLVDEIFL